One Tachysurus vachellii isolate PV-2020 chromosome 5, HZAU_Pvac_v1, whole genome shotgun sequence genomic window, ttCAGTAGTATAGTATTATAATAGTATTATGGGTAGGTTGCGGTAGAGTCATGAGCCGGGAATAAACCTTGTATGGGACGCAGAGCACCGTGcgcgcgtgcgcacacacacacacacacacactccttataaACAAAATGCCAGTAGTTATCCTAGTAtaacactgcagtgtgtgtgtgtgaggggtggggTTGGGTGGACAGAACTCCCTTGCACTCTGGGTGAACACTAGCTGCTGTGCACTGCAGTGTCTTATTGAATTACGCATGCTTAATGTGAAAAAGCGAACGTGCTGTATCAGGATCCACGGCGCAGTATTTTGCTCCAACAGtactcaaatatttatttgtggatgcTCTGGGTGATGATTTTTCAAGATGGAATAGtacaaaatgttattaaatcaATCTAAACACTGATTGTTATTTataacagaaatgaacacattcacATCTTTAATCAGTGTGTTTCATGCAGATGTCAGATGATTCTTACACCTCCCTAACATCAGTCATTTTAGCACCTTTTATAAGATTTTAGGTTTATTGACTAAAATTTGTAATATTGCTTATGAAAACCCAAGACAGTGAAGAACACGAGATGTAGTGAAACAAAAATGCTGTATTTAATGATTACAATCAAAAAAATTCAACATCATTCATTACAGTGAAGAATGAATGCTGCAAACTTTATTGGCCATTATTACTGTTTAagaaatacaatatacaaattgATAATGGTTTGGGAGAAAAGAGGAAGGCAGAAAAGAGATGAGGGGAGATGAGCGGTGAGAAAGTAAGGCTCAGTATTTGATAGGAGTTTGCTTGTATTGGAGAATAAGAGATGgctggagggagggagggggagagagagagagaaagagagagagggagaggaagagagagagagggagaaagagagaagagagtacGGCTGAGGAGTCAGTGTATCTTccaaaagaatatttaaaataaaaaaaaacaaaaattaaaatgaaataaagtataaaaaagaaggttaaaaagaaaaaagtcaacaTTTTGATGGAGGAAAACAGGCAGTTAGCCACTTCAAGTAGAGGGATTTCCCAGTGTCCAGTGTTGTGGTAAGGAGTTGGGGGTTGTGGGAGTTTGGGTGGGGTAGTGGACTCCAAACAGACTTTTCTGGTGAACCTTTATCATTAGATGTGCTTAACTCTAACTGTTAAACCCAATCCAAACCCTCAAGCTGAACCCCGACACCTCGTCCTGACCCAAGCCAAAAATTCAAGTGTTCCCTTAACTAAAGGACTGATAGAAAGTGTTCTCCAgaaaggtctgtgtgtgtcctccagTGGTCAGGACAGGCAGGGAGTGCGAATCTACATCAGCGAGCAGGGTGTTCGGCCCGGTGGGGCTCCACCATCCATCTTCTCAGCCTCCAGGATTATCCTCTTGAACACCTCCACTGCAGTCTGACGAGAGGGACAGAGTGAAAGAAGTTAGTCATGTCTTTatataatcaaaacaaaaaaaagattcaactaaagaaaactaataaataagATTACACTAAAAGTGATTGTGTGTCCATTAAAAATATCTAATGGAGTACAATGTGATGTGTCATGTGACTGGAGAGCAGTAACAGTTCTGCTTCATTCTAACCACATTAGAAACAAAGTCCAGAGAAATTCCTAAAAAGCCCAAAACCGGTTATCAACCACAATCAAAGATCTTCAACAAAATCATTTATGATGTTCACTAtagatataaaacaaaacaaaacaaaacaaaaaaatctaattaaaaggCATATCAACACTTCCACATCAGTTGTTAGAGCTTTCTCCCTGAggcaatgttttatttatttatttattacaaaaatacattttaaattttttttttttatagccttCAAATTACTAATCGTTTCTGCAAAGGGGGGGATTGAATGTGTCGGTGTTTAATCTCAAAAGAGAAACTTTATCTTTATTAAATGGGTCAAAAGTAAACctagtatttttttttggtctgacCAGTGGACAGTCGGCTCAGAGAGAAAGCAGCCGTGGATCTGATATTCGATTAGGAGCTTCCACATCATCTGCCTCTGTGGAGTTAGCAGATCTCCAGGGAGATGCTGTTGCTCAGGATGATGCCTGTGTGGACAGGAGGAGAGCGCTACAGATGACGACTTCTGCTGATATGTTAGAGCTTTTGTAATGCCGCTGGACCAAAGGGCAAACTGGGATTAATGCACTAACAACTGTCACTCTTATGCAACTGGAAAAAGACATCAGGGGAACCGTCGTAATGAAAGCAGactaaactattttattttatagccCAACAATGTCACGTTCTAAGAAAACCCAGGATATTATCAGTATAATATTCCTTTTAGTGCAAATATAATTTACTTACTCAAATTTCAAATACACATTACTTACAGTATACTAACAACAAATACAGCAAATAATAGCAGTAGCATTACGCTATGTATTTGTATCGATTACACCACATACTGTCAATCTACAAGGAATAGCAGCttaattgtgttttctttcccCAAATTATACTCTATATGGCCAAAATATGGCCGTCATACCCACATGCTTATTGAACATCCAGTTCTAAAACCAAGCTCATTAATATGGACTCTGTCTCCCTTGATCATCTAGGAAGGTTTCCACTagagattttggagtgtggctgttcATCTATATGAACATTAGTGAGGTCtggcactgatgttgggatgaGAAGGTCTGTGGTGCTGTCAagagttccagttcatcccaaaagtgttcagtggggttgaggtcagggttctgtgcagaACCTGTGAGTTCTTCCACAACAACATCAAACCATGTCATGGTCCTGCTGGAACTGGTTTGGGCCTGTTAGTTTCCCAGTTAAGGGAAACTGCAATTCTACAGCATTAAATACATTCTTAAGTCTATGCTTTCAAACTTTGTAGAAATACTTTGAGGAAGACAcaaatatgggtgtgatggttagGTGTGCACACATTCTGCCCATATAGTATACATTTTACATCTTAAGTGAACAATCTGCCATCTTCAACTCATCTTTATACAATTTtctggtttttttgttttttttttaaaatgatacgCTCAACTAACAAAAACAGTGATGTTATAGAAGCTAAATAAGGAGTtataataaaacactgtttGAGATTTAGACACAAGAAAAGAGTGAGCACAAGTTTTATTAACTGCATAAAATCTTGTATCAGTATTAGGAATCATTTCCTTGATacacaattaaaacaaatgtgatTTACTTATACAGAACCACGTTGAATAGTGTTTGAACAGTGAAATATGCACCGACAACCACAACATGAGAAACCTGGGGACTCAGTCACATGACATCTATACTctcatccatacatccatactCTCCCCTCCAGGTACTCAATTTCCCTCTGCAGTGCATCTCATAATGCCAACATATGACCTCATTGCCATAGCAACTGCATAGCAACCAATCCTTGCCCTAAAAACCGACTCAAATAGCTCATATGCCTGAAAAAGTCACACACCACAGGAAGGGCTGTTAGCTTCGTCTCCGATTGATATGCGGCTATGCATTCGTTAAgcacagagaaacaaacaaactggcTGAGAACGAGACAAATCATTAAATAACCTTGACTACAGCCAGAGAGCAGAATCTGATAAATGCACTACATCATAGAGTGAGAAGGAAATATAGAGCATGTGTGTGCTGAGCATGGCTTGTTACCTGGTTCTCCTTTGCAGAGGACTCCATGAACGCTGCATTCCATGATTCTGCCAACGCTTTACCTTCTTCACAGCTGATAACCCTAAAGGAGAAAAGTGTATATAAGCTTAAGAGATTGTGAGAATTATTGAGACTTTTCTGGTCACAAGCTTCTTATGAAGGCTGAGATCATGCTACAGTCATTCACATTCTGTGAATATGCACTTACTTGCACCAGATTCTGAAATGAAACGCTGTGATTCATTAAGCATTCTATCAAAGATAGTCACTGGACTGGAAACTAGTTCACGGAATCAGATTCTTAGAAGTTTATAATGAgttttgataaaataaacaaGCCAATGTGATGCCAGACTCTGTCAGAAACCTCTTAGAACGTAACTAGTCAGTTGTAAAGTCAGTCAGAAGGCTTCTTCTTGTTCAAGTAGGCAGATGTTGTCTATATTTACTGAcgaaaggaaccagacttacCAAGAAAACTGTCACAGGCCATTTTGTTGTGCTATATAAACTTGTACATGGCTAACTTAACAATAAAGCTCTGTAATATCTAGTCATAATGCAGAGTCATAGAACAGCACAGTTTTCTCTTACAGCATATGTCCTGATTAAGCCTGTTACACATGaagcaaataaatgtttttacacGGAATTACTCTATAAAAGGGTTTCTTTTAAATCCTATAAAAAAAAGGTATGCTTCTGAAATAATCAACAGGGTTGTAAAGGAGCTGTAAAACCACAGGGAACCCAAATGGTTGATTCCTACTAATTAGATCCTGTGAAGGATGTTAAATCCAACCTGCTCATCAGAATACTAATCAGAACCGTCAAATGGGTTTAAGCATTTCTATCTATTTTTATTCGATCTATGTTGGGAAACACGTAAATGTTGTGATATACTACATAGCCAGCGACTGACCTATGCATTTCACAAAAAGGATCATTTCAGCATAGTAAACTGTAATATACTAATAATGAAATAAGAAGCTATGTTCTCGCTGCTCGTGTCCCTACACTTCCTCAGCAGGGATGCAGATAAAGCTGAACGTACCAGTCAGTATAGGAGACTGCCCATGCCTATTGACAGAACTCTAATGGAGCTATTGATCCTCTATGGCttttagatctctctctctctctctctctctcacatacacacactcacacacacacacactgctgatctGCAGATGGAGCAAATTCACTAGTCAGCAGCATATCACTGTTATTGTTTCTGCTGTACACCATTTGTAGTACAGTTAAAGAAAAACCTTCCTCAAACCTGAAGtatgcaattaaaataaataaataaaataaatcaagggATGGGAAATTATGAGAACTTTTCCACAAGGTCAAAGATCTTGATCATGATAAGCTCATCAGTATTCCCATGTACGTTTTTATAGCTCAATAAAGGAGTAATAAAGGGTTTTAAAGGCATGAGGATGCCCACGGAGAAACACTATATTTAATGTGACACTACAAATTTTGGGCAGCTTTACTCCAAGCCAGTAGTGTGACTGTGTTTCTCATTCCATCCTGAGAGACCCAATAAAACAGATAAACTGCCCTGTCCTGTTCACTCATGCTGAACTGTAtccatgcacatgcacacagggAAGCGAAGTAGAGAAGCTTCTCTAAGCTTTCCCAGTCTTCTACTTCCTGCTCTCATGCAAGAACCTAAAcattacatacttatttaagTTTTGCTTTTATATTTCTATGAATGTCAAGTGAGCAGACATTTTCAAACCCTACGTTCAACTTAAAAGTGCCTTTCACAGCATGTTGCCTTGAATTGTGGTACGAAACCCCAGGCATTATGCAAAATGATCTAAATAGGCTTCTCTATCTAACTGCCTTTTTTAAGATGATCTGATCTCTCTATGCCAAAATAACTTGAAATTCGATTTGAGCCCATTTCTCCAAACAAACCCTGGAGCTCCTTTTGCAGTTTTTACACAACTGTAAATTTACTGAGGCCTGCACTGATATTGATACTGACAGTCAGGATATCGAGTCTCTAGGGTGTAGGTGACTACACCACAGTGAAACTACTTTCTCCTAAATAATCCATTCATACACATCTCTTTTTTACAGTAACAGCTTTACCCACTTCTGCTGTTAGATACGCAAGCACTTtatgtactgtgtgtgcatgcgagtgCATgagaaaaagtaagaaaaattCAAAGCACTGGTGCAGAATGTAAATTAACCTTTGCAACAGATATCACAGGCATGAGTAAAACAGGAATCACAAGCAGATGTGCTCACGGCAAACCAGTGTGTGAGGTTTTACTGAAACGAGGTGTAGGATTTTTAGGAGAGTGtaaaaagagaggaaaattTTGGATGACTCAAAACTTGATAAAAAACACCCTGTATGCATTAATGAGGGGGAAATTTTCACCCATGTTTTCATATCCTGTGGAACAGCATGCCTGGCCAATGCAACGTCAGTTCTATTCCCTGTTTGTGTCCCTGTTGTAGTTATTTATGGAATGTTCAATAGTATGTCCCCTGAAGCATGACAACAGTTTACACAAAGGTTTGCTAAAGTCTTATTCTCCAATAGTTGGACCATCAAGCTGAAAATCTTTTCACATCTGATTGCGTACCATCACTGTGTTCCCTGTGTGTTCTGAGAGCTGATGCCTTGACTTAGATTGACCCATTTATCCATCTCTACCCGTCGTGTATGGCTCTGTGTGCCGATGATAAACCGAATCGCTAAGCTGGAAGAAGGGAAGACTCGAGTGATGTACTCGAGGGTGCACTGGGAGGTCAAGCTTGTTCTCAAGGGGTTAAGTTAGTTGCACCTCATCACATGCACTCATGCTCATAAGACATTTTTGCCACCAGACTACAAGTACTTTACTACACGTGTATAAGACAAGCTCAGTGTCTATTCATCACACAAGAACATATCACAGGTTCTTTAGAGAAGGCTGTTTGAGCTGGCAGTGAGGAGAACTGTGGATTTCCCTTTATGTATCACATGCATCACTTACCGCTCCATATGgagatcttttttatttcccaCCAGCATTATTGGTACTCTGTGTAGAAGACAGAAGGAGCATGACCTCAGTATAAAAATCACAAATCGGTTTCTATATtgtcaaaatgaaaattttttttttttttaaagatgcgCATTTTCAGTcacattatttctttttgggaaaaaaaaggatacTTACTGTACTTTTCCCACCATATCCAgcaatttttcatgaataactTTTACTACttcaaaactgcaaaaaaaaaaaaaaaaaagaaggaaaaaagaaaagataaatgaTTTAGCAACAGCAGCTAATCAAGAGTTCTTCAGAAGAGGACCAAAAGGTCATTTATGCCTGTAAGTGATAATTCCTTCCAAACATGGaacatattaatattattgaacTATACTAAATAATCCCTTGTATGTTAAATAGCACCATGGGAAAAAATCCAGTTCTATACTTGATGCATGTCTTTATTCCATGCTGCACTAATATGCGAGAATTTGAGCTTATTGCTGACTAACTGGAGTCAATAAAATCGAGCGCATCTAAAAAATTGTACGTTATTTAGTGTTGGTCAATCTACATAAACATCAAATTGTAAATCCCACAATGAGCTCATACAAAAGGCTTACATGATTCAAGCGATTAATGCGTAGTAAATGGCCAAATGTCTGCAATGCTATTCGctctcattaaaaataattccaCTGAGATCTTTATTTAGTTTGACGTTTAGGGTTCACATAACGGAGTGCTGTAAACATTTTCCCCAGAGAGAATTTTGACTATAAAACCTAGGGGACGGTGTGACTGGGATATGTGACAGTTTTATGTGGAACGCAGTCGTGCTGGAGACTAGGAATATTTTCCAAACGTGTGTCAGAGGAAGAAGCTCTTCGGCACTAGAGAACCAGTTTAAAGAAGCTTGTGTGAAGTGTGATGATTGTGCCCTGTAACTTTTAGTGCTGTCACCTGGACCATTTTGTGATTCAGCTACAGAAAGCTAATTTTCTACTCCAACACCTCCGATATCAAGTGCATGAGAAGCCCAGCAGGAAGTGTCATCTTcatctgctgctcactggaagCATAGTAATGTTGCTACTCAGGTGGTTGGTGGTGTTTATCTGAGGTGATTTATAGCATTGTGTCATTGAGGCTCATCTAGGGGGATGTAGTTGCTCAGTGGCTAAAGCTGTGGACTACAGATCGGAAGGTTACGAGtgcaaaccccaggtccaccaatctgacactgctgggcccctgaaaaaggcccttaaccctcaatcgctcagttgtataaaatggatAAGGccttctgccaaatgccataaatgtaaatgtaactctaGGTTTGAGGACGTCAGTGCTCGGGAGTCTGAAAGCGTCTGACTGAGAAAGCTATTCATGCAATCACTAAGGCTTCACTAAGTGGTTTGATTAAATTAGTGTCTTGAGAAAGATTGATTTCCTattagtgatgatgatgaagggcGGATACAGGAGAGGGTGACTGAAATCAGAGCAAAGAGAATgggaaagagagatagagaaagagtgaaagataACACATCTGTGCAGCATGACACTTCAGTGCTTAATCTTAAAAACATATCCATGCCCTTCTTCCCATAGCATAGTTTCTTGAATTTCCCAAAAATCATAAATACATTAGCTATTCCTTCAGGAAAtctttaattaatttacattttaattacctAAAGCTGCAGTAAATAGGTAAAAAGCATTAGTTAATATAGTTTGACTCAGCATTAGCGTCATATAAGAGGTATTTGACGATTTGGTTACTTTCCACATCCTTTCATGTTCCTGATTTTGAAAGGATCGTCTTGAATTCTTGCAAGAATTATGAATAGAAATATAAGAATAATACATGAATAGAAATACATGGTGAAGAATACATGAAGAGAAATATACGGAGCAACTGGAGTGGGTtatgattaaataaacatcaaaagAAGAGTAagaatttgtgaaaaaaaaatgttcctttCAGCTGTCTGAAGAGTAAAGTAATGAGGCGCTTATGACTTCTATCAACAGCATACTGAAACTTCATCCTTTTTCTTCCTATTGAATTTCCAGACAACaatgagttaaaaataaatcctaatgctaaaataaaccaaacacaGAATCTGCCTAAGCCCAGCACCAGTGATGTGGCTATTGATTTGTCCACCTATGTAGTCCATTCAATAATCCACTGGTTAAAAAGAAATAGGGTAAAACACTGTCAAATGAAATGACTaattagtcaaaaaaaaaaaagtaaacactcaggtaaacactcacaaacagggCCAGGATTTCACATCTCTAGTTTCACTGAACTCTATACTTTTCATTTCATACTGCACATAAAGTCCAAAATCAATAACATGTCGACCTACCTTTTATTTGACGTAACGGAATACACCAAAATGTAACCATTGATGTCTATGGAATAGGTCTGAGGGAAAATAGAGTACTCATCCtgtggaggaaaagaaaaaagtctgtaATTTAAgccaaataaaaaagacaagaacAGCCTTTGTGTAAAGCTGTTTACCAAATGAATGTCTAGGTTTGATACTTTATAGCCTAACattataaaacaatttttaaacagaatttcGTCTTTAAGTCCTAAGGGTTTTAACTCTGTATCTTAATAATACAAGTGGTGTAAGAAGCAAAAGCCTGAATGAAGATGTGTTTGAGAAAACCCAGTTGTACAAGATGGAGGACAGGATTCAGCAGCTCCATCCTCCGTCTCTGCAGTACACATGCACAGAGCTTGGACACACATCGTGCCATTTTCTTCCCAGATCCGTCACTGGTTACTGCCTGTGTCACTGATTTTCTCTAAAAGATGTGATTTTGAGTTCACAAATCAAAAGTATCTGGATGCACCTAGTCATTCTGCAGGGCATTCGGAAAGCGTTAAATGGACCGACGTGCAATTTGGCATCACGTGATCATAGAGAAAGGCAAAGTCACTTCTAATTGTGAAAAGGTGTCAGAAAGAgataataaggaataaaatcagaataaacctctttttttctttcttaattaaGCTGTGAATCATGGATAATCAGCTGAAACATCACTCTGAATCCGAGTGTCACAGCGAGCACTTGCTATCTGAGCTTACTAACAGCAGTGTGAGTCGCTCACTTGTACTACTTCTATTTCAGCTCAACCACacctaattgtgtgtgtgtaggtatgagtgtatctctctctctctctctctctcatatatatatatatatatatatatatatatatatatatatatatatatatatatatatatacatacatacatacacacacgtgtgtgtgtgtgtgtgtgtgtgtgtgtgtgtgtgtgtgtgtgtgtgtgtgttttctacctGCCCTGCTGTGTCGACCAGCTGCAGATGATACTCTTGGCCATTGACTGTGATCATTTTGGTAAAAGCTGCaatggaaagaaaaagacaacagTGTTAaaggaagcagaaaaaaaagagtgtgtgtgtgaatgaatgagaggtTTATACATGTTGCAGTCCTCAGCTTCTACGCCATGGAGAACTGATACAAGGACAATTCGGGGGGAGGGTGTTAGCAAGGAGCAGAGAACAGTATCAGACCAGGGGcttttcaaaacatttcacttcCATTAGAAGCTCTTTCTGTAACTGACGCCCAAACTCACAACACAGTCATTCATCATCACTGCAGCTGCCACAGAAACCTAGAATCGAAGGCAGAGGAAGACAGCGATCCTTATTTTTTAAGACATCAGCCTTACGTTGTGGATGATGCCGTAGATTTTACAAAATGGGTGTGATTGAGCTAAATACAAGGTTGGCACTGGTACAGACTAACGCTGAAATATTTGTAAGCCAAGGTGCACGGCTAATACATCAGCACCTCAATGCAGCCTGAAACTGTGTGGCCGAG contains:
- the rheb gene encoding GTP-binding protein Rheb; this translates as MPQPKSRKIAVLGYRSVGKSSLTIQFVEGQFVDSYDPTIENTFTKMITVNGQEYHLQLVDTAGQDEYSIFPQTYSIDINGYILVYSVTSNKSFEVVKVIHEKLLDMVGKVQVPIMLVGNKKDLHMERVISCEEGKALAESWNAAFMESSAKENQTAVEVFKRIILEAEKMDGGAPPGRTPCSLM